TGCAAAGAAATTAACAAGCTTCGTGGGTAGGGATAAAATGTTGTCCCTTATAATATGCCCACCACACGGTGATGGCAACATTGAACGAGTTTATAATGAAGACGGTTTTATAAGCAAGACTGTGTGTAGCAAACGACTGAAATGGTGTGCGTAAGAAACACACTCTCGATGAAGCAACGAGACGGGAACTGTCTATGTTCTTTTCACCAAACTATAGTGGTGACATTATAGTGGCAATCGTGAAAGCGATATGGTATGGGAATAGTAAAAGAATTTGAGGAACCCGCACCTAACCTATTAAATATATTTAACAGGAGTGGCCAACGAGTATCTTAGTCGCACGGTTATCTCTACCTTATTGAGAATATAATCGTGAAGGTGTATTCTGGACTAACATTCAGCAACAGAATGATTGTTTCAGGGCATAGTATATTGTGCTCTTTGTTGTATTTTGGCGGCATAACATCTGTCGTAATATATAGATGTTTCATATTTAACAACTTAAATTGCTCACTATCAACACGCAATACTATGCTCCTTTTGTGTTAGCATTGTATTGAGGTGAGTTATATGGATAAAAAATATTATAAAATTATTGGGAAAAATATTGCTTATTATCGGAAGCAAAAGCATCTAACCCAAGAGGGGTTTGCAATGCGGGCAAATGTTACAAGGAGTTACATAAGCCAAATAGAAGCTAAAAATTTAGATGTTCTACCCTCTTTGCCAATGTTAATTCATTTGGGTGAAATACTTGGTATTGAACCTTATTTATTATTGGTTGATAAAAAAACATAAAAAAATGCTGATATGATT
This region of Congzhengia minquanensis genomic DNA includes:
- a CDS encoding helix-turn-helix domain-containing protein; the encoded protein is MDKKYYKIIGKNIAYYRKQKHLTQEGFAMRANVTRSYISQIEAKNLDVLPSLPMLIHLGEILGIEPYLLLVDKKT